A window from Intestinimonas massiliensis (ex Afouda et al. 2020) encodes these proteins:
- a CDS encoding response regulator transcription factor produces the protein MAEKILLIEDEEKLARMVELELRYEGYEVEKAFDGRTGLDRALSGEHELILLDIMLPALSGMEVLRRLRRESQVPVIMLTARDTVVDKVSGLDSGADDYITKPFAIEELLARIRAALRKRPAAPADAPLLTCGSLVMDVERHTVEVDGRGVELTRREFDLLHYLLENKGKVISRESLLDNVWGFDFVGETNAVDVYIRFLRSKIDEQFGVKLIHTVRGVGYVIREE, from the coding sequence ATGGCGGAAAAAATTCTGTTGATCGAGGACGAGGAGAAGCTGGCCCGCATGGTAGAGCTGGAGCTCCGCTACGAGGGCTACGAGGTGGAGAAGGCCTTCGACGGCCGCACCGGGCTGGACCGGGCCCTGTCCGGGGAGCATGAGCTCATCCTGCTGGACATCATGCTCCCCGCCCTCAGCGGCATGGAGGTGCTGCGGCGGCTGCGGCGGGAAAGCCAGGTGCCCGTCATCATGCTCACCGCCCGGGACACGGTGGTGGATAAGGTATCCGGACTGGACTCGGGGGCCGACGACTACATCACCAAGCCCTTTGCCATTGAGGAGCTGCTGGCCCGCATCCGGGCCGCCCTGCGCAAGCGCCCCGCCGCCCCGGCGGACGCCCCCCTGCTCACCTGCGGGAGCCTGGTCATGGACGTGGAGCGCCACACCGTGGAGGTGGACGGCCGGGGAGTGGAGCTCACCCGCCGGGAATTCGACCTGCTGCACTACCTGCTGGAAAATAAGGGGAAGGTCATCTCCCGGGAGTCCCTGCTGGACAACGTGTGGGGCTTCGATTTCGTGGGCGAGACCAACGCCGTAGACGTATACATCCGCTTCCTGCGCTCCAAGATCGACGAGCAGTTCGGCGTCAAGCTGATCCATACCGTCCGGGGCGTGGGCTATGTCATTCGTGAGGAGTGA